The following coding sequences lie in one Porphyromonas asaccharolytica DSM 20707 genomic window:
- the ahpC gene encoding alkyl hydroperoxide reductase subunit C, with protein MQPIINSSLPEFKVPAYTKSKGFHEVSNEDLKGRWSVLFFYPGDFTFVCPTELADLADNYAEFQQIGVDIYSVSTDSHFVHKAWQDASEAVKKVQYTMLADMRFELARAFGVMIEEAGQAYRGTFLIDPDGKVRVAEIHDNGIGRDAQELLRKVRAAQFIYEHPGEVCPAKWRQGDATLKPSIDLVGKI; from the coding sequence ATGCAACCTATTATCAATAGCAGCTTACCAGAATTCAAAGTACCCGCATATACCAAGTCCAAGGGCTTTCACGAGGTCTCTAACGAGGATCTCAAGGGGCGCTGGAGTGTACTCTTCTTCTATCCTGGCGACTTTACCTTCGTATGCCCTACGGAGCTAGCTGACCTCGCCGACAACTATGCTGAGTTTCAGCAGATCGGCGTAGACATCTACTCTGTGAGCACTGACTCGCACTTCGTTCACAAGGCTTGGCAGGATGCCAGCGAGGCGGTCAAGAAGGTGCAGTACACGATGCTCGCTGATATGCGCTTCGAGCTGGCTCGTGCCTTCGGCGTGATGATCGAGGAGGCTGGACAGGCTTACCGTGGCACTTTTCTCATTGACCCAGACGGCAAAGTGCGTGTGGCTGAGATCCATGACAACGGCATAGGCCGTGACGCTCAGGAGCTACTGCGCAAGGTGCGCGCGGCTCAGTTTATCTATGAGCACCCAGGCGAGGTGTGCCCCGCTAAGTGGAGACAAGGCGATGCCACTCTCAAGCCTAGCATAGACCTAGTTGGTAAGATCTAA
- a CDS encoding OstA-like protein has translation MSYQPSEVTTTRRLLLTLSGLLAVAVLLFVGLPLWGGTARLHPSTHIADAPAPPPTMVRGKRLIVLDHADVLSHDQDIHPDIVILTGNVRLRHGSWIMTCDSANLNETTNSFDAFGHVHIQEGDSISITAGEMLYDGMTALAELHDNVILTKNVTTLFTESLFYDRNQQVGYYDNFGTLADSVNTLTSIYGEYNTSSDEALFQNEVHLENDRFTLDTDILHYNTKTSICRIVSPTLIETKDSVRIETDRGFYNTNTEQSILLDRSLITHPDGTMTGDSILYDKKRQISQAYYDVVIDNQEDKVTYFGDYGYMDEANGYVYATGRAYVMDYSEKDTLYMSAEIMEGIKRNLPPSPGTTDSLEVKYTKGYHDVRLYRRDIQAIGDSIHYFSVDSLIKLFGSPILWNDSTQLKGDTIYAHLANDTIDHAFAWQNASTVRWIDNIKQDRVKADTIQAYFCEGTLDHAFYRSNVESRYYLQQEKTKHYYALAQVQNPQMDVYIVDDKLDRIFWHGKAEGTIHPIQDLTDALRQMSGAEWHGDQRPLTPEDVIPDRTAPLQSTDSLATLQNQNSKMSQGFDGLAAWQAFYKEYQQAIEKPKPADVQMTVPDTTAVAETPLSIYIRRPLESDTSSVQSLADSLQSYIHLLPLYSWDSYSDHDNRAASTTSPSIGILRRSNSSDASSRSDESSKLPKAPRPKPTPTAAQLATIPTEPAKSK, from the coding sequence ATGTCTTATCAGCCTAGCGAAGTGACCACCACACGGCGACTACTACTCACCCTCAGCGGGTTGCTAGCGGTCGCTGTGCTACTCTTTGTGGGGCTGCCTCTATGGGGCGGGACGGCAAGACTACACCCCTCGACTCATATAGCGGACGCTCCAGCACCTCCTCCTACGATGGTGCGAGGCAAGCGTCTTATCGTCCTCGATCACGCCGATGTACTCAGTCACGATCAGGACATACACCCAGACATTGTCATCCTAACGGGCAATGTGCGTCTCAGGCATGGCAGTTGGATTATGACCTGCGATAGTGCCAATCTCAACGAGACGACCAATTCCTTTGATGCTTTCGGTCATGTGCATATACAAGAGGGAGACTCGATCTCGATCACTGCTGGAGAGATGCTATACGATGGTATGACCGCCCTCGCGGAGCTGCACGACAATGTGATATTGACGAAGAATGTGACGACACTTTTCACCGAAAGTCTCTTCTACGATCGCAACCAACAGGTCGGTTACTACGACAACTTCGGGACCCTTGCCGACTCAGTCAACACGCTCACCTCTATCTATGGTGAGTACAATACCAGCTCTGATGAAGCGCTCTTTCAGAATGAAGTACACCTAGAGAACGACCGCTTTACCCTCGACACCGACATACTGCACTACAATACGAAGACCTCAATCTGTCGTATCGTCAGCCCCACCCTTATAGAGACCAAAGACTCTGTCAGGATAGAGACCGACCGAGGCTTTTACAATACAAACACCGAGCAGAGCATCCTCCTCGACCGCTCTCTCATTACGCATCCCGATGGTACCATGACGGGCGACTCGATACTCTATGACAAGAAGAGACAGATCAGCCAAGCCTACTATGATGTGGTAATAGACAACCAAGAGGACAAGGTAACCTACTTCGGTGACTATGGCTATATGGACGAGGCAAACGGCTATGTCTACGCCACAGGACGAGCCTACGTCATGGACTACTCCGAGAAGGACACACTATATATGTCTGCCGAGATCATGGAGGGGATCAAGCGTAACCTGCCCCCGTCCCCAGGCACTACCGACTCGCTAGAGGTCAAGTACACCAAGGGGTACCACGATGTGCGCCTGTACCGCAGGGATATACAGGCCATCGGGGACTCTATACACTACTTTTCCGTTGACTCGCTCATCAAGCTCTTTGGCAGTCCTATCTTGTGGAACGACTCGACACAGCTCAAGGGAGACACCATCTATGCCCACCTTGCTAACGACACGATCGATCATGCCTTCGCTTGGCAAAATGCCTCGACAGTGCGCTGGATCGATAATATCAAGCAGGATCGTGTCAAGGCCGATACGATCCAAGCCTACTTTTGCGAAGGTACTCTTGACCACGCTTTCTATCGCTCCAATGTAGAGTCACGCTACTACCTTCAGCAGGAGAAGACGAAGCATTACTATGCCCTCGCTCAGGTACAGAACCCGCAAATGGACGTTTACATTGTCGATGATAAGCTCGATCGTATCTTCTGGCATGGTAAAGCGGAGGGGACGATTCACCCGATCCAAGACCTCACCGATGCTTTGCGTCAGATGAGTGGTGCCGAGTGGCATGGCGACCAGCGTCCGCTCACGCCCGAAGATGTTATCCCTGACCGCACAGCACCGCTACAATCTACCGACTCGCTCGCTACCCTGCAGAATCAGAACAGCAAAATGAGCCAAGGCTTCGACGGACTAGCCGCATGGCAAGCCTTCTACAAGGAGTACCAGCAAGCCATCGAGAAGCCTAAGCCAGCAGACGTTCAGATGACAGTCCCCGACACGACTGCCGTAGCCGAGACGCCACTCTCCATCTACATACGTCGCCCGCTAGAGAGCGACACCAGCTCCGTACAGTCTCTTGCAGACTCGCTACAGAGCTACATACACCTTTTACCACTATACTCATGGGACTCATATTCAGACCACGACAACCGCGCAGCTTCAACCACCAGCCCATCTATTGGGATCCTAAGAAGGAGCAACTCCAGCGACGCATCGAGCAGATCAGACGAGAGCTCGAAGCTGCCGAAGGCTCCGAGACCGAAGCCCACACCGACAGCAGCACAGCTTGCGACGATACCGACAGAGCCCGCAAAGAGCAAGTAG
- a CDS encoding peptidylprolyl isomerase: MSIYRSSTSPARWMIASMLLSLLASLPLTAQTPQQKTSAGSVVDEVIWTVGDEPILKSEIENQKLYMRSQGMPLEGNPDCYLTEQLAVQMLFLNQAKIDSISVDNTKVDRFVDNFMESLVQQIGSRERLEEYFNRPYSSIREQQRIMAVNNEIVRQMQQKIIQGVAVTPTEIRSYYAQIPQDSLPYIPDVVEVQALRITPDIELAAIDQIKEQLRSYSDDIVAGRRDFSTIARLYSQDSRTSLRGGEYGFVARSSLEPEFAQVVFALSDTKQVSPIIRTATGYHIVQLIEKRDNTINFRHILLKPSVAPDKLQQAVNKADSVAVQVRNGKTSFDEAVVLCSNVDETKNNFGLLLNEDYESDRYGTALFTMSELQQDFASYVDKMQVGDISPAFVSQDANGNTQVVLLKLKQRISGHRADMATDFQLIKQLALQDKKQKELDKWIVQHQKSTYIRISPDYQQCDFKYPGWIKK; the protein is encoded by the coding sequence ATGTCTATCTATAGATCATCTACATCACCCGCACGCTGGATGATAGCATCCATGCTCTTGTCTTTGTTGGCTAGCCTCCCTCTGACGGCTCAGACTCCACAGCAAAAGACTTCCGCAGGATCTGTCGTCGATGAGGTTATATGGACCGTGGGCGATGAGCCTATCCTCAAGTCTGAGATAGAAAACCAGAAGCTCTACATGCGATCTCAGGGAATGCCTCTCGAGGGAAACCCTGACTGCTATCTCACGGAGCAACTAGCTGTCCAAATGCTCTTCCTCAATCAAGCTAAGATCGATAGTATCTCGGTGGATAATACTAAGGTAGACAGATTTGTGGACAACTTTATGGAGAGCCTCGTGCAGCAGATCGGCTCCCGTGAGCGTCTTGAGGAGTACTTCAATCGCCCCTACTCCAGCATTCGTGAGCAGCAGCGCATCATGGCGGTCAATAATGAGATCGTCCGACAGATGCAGCAGAAGATTATCCAGGGAGTGGCGGTAACACCTACAGAAATCCGCTCTTACTACGCTCAGATACCACAAGACAGCTTGCCATACATACCAGACGTCGTCGAGGTACAAGCGCTTCGGATCACTCCTGACATCGAGCTAGCAGCTATCGATCAGATCAAGGAGCAACTCAGAAGTTACTCCGACGATATAGTCGCTGGGCGTCGTGACTTCTCTACGATCGCACGACTCTACTCACAGGACTCCCGCACCTCTCTTCGTGGTGGTGAGTATGGTTTCGTGGCTCGTAGCTCTCTAGAGCCTGAGTTTGCTCAGGTAGTCTTCGCACTATCCGACACCAAGCAGGTCTCTCCTATCATACGCACCGCCACGGGCTATCACATCGTACAGCTTATCGAGAAGCGTGACAACACGATCAACTTCCGTCACATACTCCTCAAGCCCAGTGTGGCTCCTGACAAACTCCAGCAAGCCGTCAACAAAGCAGACTCTGTCGCTGTGCAGGTACGCAATGGCAAGACCTCCTTTGACGAGGCGGTCGTACTATGCAGTAATGTCGATGAGACGAAAAACAACTTTGGTCTCCTCCTCAACGAAGACTACGAGAGCGACCGATACGGTACGGCTCTCTTTACCATGTCCGAGCTACAGCAAGACTTTGCCTCTTATGTGGACAAGATGCAGGTAGGCGATATTTCTCCAGCATTCGTATCACAGGATGCAAACGGCAATACGCAGGTAGTACTTCTCAAGCTCAAGCAGCGCATCTCTGGTCATCGTGCGGACATGGCTACCGACTTTCAGCTCATCAAGCAGCTAGCTCTGCAGGACAAGAAGCAGAAAGAACTCGACAAGTGGATCGTCCAGCACCAGAAGAGTACTTATATACGCATCAGCCCTGACTATCAGCAGTGCGACTTCAAGTATCCAGGTTGGATCAAGAAGTAG
- the mutL gene encoding DNA mismatch repair endonuclease MutL: MSEIIHLLPDSIANQIAAGEVIQRPASMLKELVENAIDAHATQITIELQDAGKELMRVIDDGVGMSPLDARMAFERHATSKISSVDDLFTLRSMGFRGEALASIVAVAQIELVTRQVDSDIGYKLLINGSEVISSSPTVAEVGTSITVKNLFYNVPARRRFLKGSETELRHIYRQFERIALVYPEIAFTLYSEGKLIRNLPKSDLQHRIVDLLGKSYSKQLIPIEYQGPLANVSGFITLPRDAKRRGAQQFFFVNGRYMKHPYFHRAVMNVFEDLIAPGSQPNYFIYFQVDPSRIDVNIHPTKTEIKFLDEQAIFKLLMVVLREHLSTTSAMPAITFSTDQLIEIPAYDATRQSSSTLQPPPVQIDPEYNPFKAISTDDQRPLDPLSSMSSGSPAHWENFIDDFQQRRGESTLSTSQPTGAAPTAIDPLFTVSPSSPQPAANSTNLVYTFQERYLFTTMSDRLAVIQIDRALLRIYYEQQIATLTLEPDQAQPLLFAEELSLPSEIYPMHHELVESLRQIGFEITPQEEASAGTDENVYLITSVPKPLRPIGVADMITQTLGEYLDQLEREETDTELSQATQLAQLFLSSEALRQASELVRHTLHARAAQPSQIISDLFLTPNSQFDPLGRSIMVSLTSEEIDKWF; encoded by the coding sequence ATGAGCGAAATCATACACCTCCTCCCCGATAGCATCGCCAATCAGATAGCCGCTGGTGAAGTAATCCAGCGACCAGCCTCTATGCTCAAAGAGCTAGTCGAAAACGCTATCGATGCCCATGCCACACAGATAACCATCGAGCTACAAGATGCAGGCAAAGAGCTCATGCGTGTCATCGATGATGGCGTCGGTATGAGTCCACTAGATGCTCGCATGGCCTTCGAGAGGCACGCTACCAGCAAGATCTCCTCCGTCGACGACCTCTTCACGCTTCGCTCCATGGGCTTTCGCGGCGAGGCGCTTGCCTCCATCGTGGCAGTAGCTCAGATCGAGCTAGTCACACGACAGGTCGACAGCGACATAGGCTACAAGCTCCTGATCAACGGCTCGGAGGTTATCAGCTCCTCCCCCACCGTTGCCGAGGTAGGCACCTCTATCACGGTGAAGAATCTCTTTTATAACGTCCCCGCACGGCGACGCTTCCTCAAAGGCTCCGAGACAGAGCTGAGACACATCTACCGCCAGTTCGAGCGGATTGCATTGGTCTACCCCGAGATCGCCTTCACCCTCTACTCCGAGGGCAAGCTCATACGCAACCTCCCCAAGAGCGACCTGCAGCATCGCATCGTAGACCTACTAGGCAAGAGCTACTCCAAGCAGCTCATTCCGATCGAGTACCAAGGGCCGCTAGCAAACGTCTCAGGCTTCATCACCCTGCCACGAGATGCTAAGCGCAGAGGCGCCCAGCAGTTCTTCTTTGTCAATGGACGCTATATGAAGCACCCCTACTTCCACCGTGCGGTCATGAACGTCTTTGAGGATCTCATCGCGCCAGGTAGCCAGCCCAACTACTTTATCTACTTCCAGGTAGACCCCAGTCGCATCGATGTCAATATACATCCGACGAAGACGGAGATCAAGTTCCTCGATGAGCAGGCTATCTTCAAGCTCCTCATGGTAGTGCTACGCGAGCACCTCAGCACCACCAGTGCTATGCCCGCCATCACCTTTAGCACCGACCAGCTCATCGAGATACCAGCCTACGATGCCACACGACAGAGTAGCAGTACGCTCCAGCCACCGCCCGTGCAGATAGACCCTGAGTACAACCCCTTTAAGGCGATCTCTACAGACGATCAGCGACCCCTCGACCCGCTCTCCTCGATGAGTAGTGGCTCTCCCGCTCATTGGGAAAACTTCATCGACGACTTCCAGCAACGACGAGGCGAGTCAACGCTTTCCACAAGCCAACCCACGGGAGCAGCCCCCACAGCGATAGATCCACTCTTTACGGTATCTCCTAGCTCCCCTCAACCGGCTGCCAATAGCACCAACCTGGTCTACACCTTTCAGGAGCGCTACCTCTTTACCACGATGAGTGACCGTCTTGCAGTCATACAGATTGATCGCGCGCTGCTACGCATCTACTACGAGCAGCAGATAGCCACCCTCACGCTCGAGCCCGATCAGGCGCAGCCGCTACTCTTTGCCGAGGAGCTATCGCTACCCAGCGAAATCTACCCGATGCATCACGAGTTGGTCGAAAGCCTGCGACAGATTGGCTTCGAGATCACACCGCAAGAAGAAGCCTCCGCAGGCACAGACGAAAACGTCTACCTCATCACCTCTGTACCCAAGCCGCTCCGCCCCATCGGCGTCGCTGATATGATCACCCAGACACTCGGTGAGTACCTCGATCAGCTGGAGCGTGAAGAGACCGATACAGAGCTCTCTCAGGCGACGCAGCTCGCGCAGCTCTTCCTCTCCAGCGAAGCCCTGCGCCAAGCCAGCGAACTGGTGCGCCACACACTCCACGCACGTGCAGCGCAGCCCAGTCAGATCATCTCCGACCTCTTTCTGACGCCCAACTCGCAGTTCGATCCGCTCGGACGCTCCATCATGGTCTCGCTCACCTCCGAGGAGATCGACAAGTGGTTCTAA
- a CDS encoding TonB-dependent receptor, which produces MTFVRLILSLLLVVVSAVASLAQERIGTVTGEVTTTTGEALVNAVVLFTSSQDSTHCFPAVCDGQGRFYLELPLGAYSYRVSSLGSNYTPERNHVEVSKEPTNPLSIVIAPAAQALDEVVIVAKRPFVTYSSGVARYNLLANPAAIGGNLLDGLKLIPGVQVEERGGLSVYGFYTLTVAVNGRILRLSPEEVQAYLSSLSVEDAERVELIRHPGPEYGVQSGAVLNIVTKGNPREGLNAFISADASYRRRVSEGGRLRLNYNKDNKRSYIAYQIFDNRRIESLTTTLGADTTSTSPHRGQAMQAGFEWQISPQQLFDIRLHGSLSDEHIDYSRGYHTDMRRMVGAVNLYHTLSADRWAWKSYADYTSSSNHRTYSHSDSELQDRYHYLRLSTNYTYRFTPSLLGLLGVTQNNIWFATQAPTASSGVNERYYESNSSAYVTLRYHKGALDSYGGVQLNYDHRTSQAQGTRLLSDQAVRWQPYLNVAYDIARNHRLALSLQTYYQRPALRDLMPYASYAGFLYRVGNDRLQSSMRHNLALNYSYRRAAMLEVNLSNEQRPIVEYLTPYQGGYAITKGNLDYSRYLRIVAGAPIPIIYRDNGLQWIVTTYLAWHLQRDKGTIDRSECDRTFHAYYLQHKQSLNLPAQWYLDAQVTYYSPLFVGVYKTQSQWWINLSISKRIASWKLSLSCYDLLNSNVARGEIMGLSQPIAFVQDWYSPKVTLSISCTLGNKRLKSSSRQTINSESRLTDSANEGLSFSKP; this is translated from the coding sequence ATGACGTTCGTGAGACTCATACTTTCACTTCTCCTCGTGGTGGTCTCAGCCGTGGCATCGCTCGCACAAGAGCGCATCGGCACCGTGACTGGGGAGGTAACCACGACAACGGGCGAGGCACTGGTCAATGCTGTGGTTCTCTTCACCAGCAGTCAGGACTCCACGCACTGCTTCCCCGCTGTCTGTGATGGGCAAGGGCGCTTTTACCTAGAGCTCCCCCTAGGAGCTTATTCGTATAGAGTCTCTTCCCTCGGCTCCAATTACACCCCTGAGCGAAATCATGTAGAGGTGAGCAAGGAGCCTACAAACCCTCTGAGCATCGTCATAGCGCCTGCCGCTCAAGCACTCGATGAGGTGGTCATAGTTGCCAAGCGTCCGTTTGTCACATACAGTAGCGGCGTGGCTCGCTATAACCTTTTGGCTAATCCTGCAGCCATCGGCGGGAATCTTTTGGACGGGCTTAAGCTAATCCCGGGGGTACAGGTGGAGGAGCGTGGAGGGCTCTCTGTCTATGGCTTCTACACACTCACGGTAGCTGTCAATGGTCGTATACTGCGTCTCTCCCCTGAGGAGGTCCAAGCTTACCTCAGCTCTCTGAGCGTGGAGGATGCCGAGCGGGTGGAGCTCATTCGCCATCCAGGGCCCGAATATGGCGTGCAGAGCGGTGCCGTCCTCAACATCGTCACAAAGGGGAACCCTCGAGAGGGTCTCAATGCTTTCATCTCTGCCGACGCGAGCTATCGGAGGAGGGTGTCGGAGGGCGGTCGGCTCAGACTCAACTACAATAAGGATAATAAGCGAAGCTACATAGCGTACCAAATCTTTGACAATCGTCGTATAGAGTCCCTCACGACTACACTGGGTGCTGACACGACGAGCACATCGCCTCATCGTGGACAGGCTATGCAGGCGGGCTTTGAGTGGCAGATCTCTCCGCAGCAGCTCTTTGACATACGGCTTCACGGATCACTCTCAGATGAGCATATAGACTATAGTCGAGGGTATCACACCGATATGAGACGTATGGTCGGGGCTGTCAATCTCTATCACACCCTCTCTGCTGATCGCTGGGCCTGGAAGAGCTATGCCGACTACACCTCCAGTAGCAATCATCGCACCTACTCTCACAGTGACAGCGAGCTACAAGATCGGTATCACTACCTTCGTCTATCGACAAACTATACCTACCGCTTTACCCCTTCACTACTGGGACTCCTCGGGGTAACGCAAAACAATATCTGGTTTGCAACACAAGCCCCCACAGCTTCCAGCGGAGTCAATGAGCGGTACTATGAGAGCAACAGCTCTGCTTACGTCACGCTGCGCTACCACAAAGGAGCACTCGACAGCTACGGTGGAGTACAGCTCAACTACGACCACCGCACGAGCCAAGCTCAGGGGACTCGCCTACTATCTGACCAAGCGGTGCGCTGGCAACCTTACCTCAACGTGGCCTACGATATAGCGCGCAACCATCGTCTAGCACTCTCCTTGCAAACCTACTACCAGCGTCCTGCGCTAAGAGATCTGATGCCGTATGCCTCCTATGCGGGATTTCTCTATCGTGTCGGCAATGATCGTCTGCAGAGTAGTATGCGCCACAACCTTGCGCTCAACTACAGCTACCGACGGGCTGCGATGCTAGAGGTAAACCTCTCCAACGAGCAGCGCCCCATCGTTGAGTACTTGACACCATATCAAGGAGGCTATGCCATTACCAAAGGGAACCTGGACTACAGTCGCTACCTGCGCATCGTAGCGGGGGCACCCATACCTATCATCTACCGAGACAACGGCTTGCAGTGGATCGTCACCACTTATCTAGCTTGGCACTTGCAGCGTGACAAGGGGACTATAGACAGGAGCGAGTGCGACCGCACCTTTCACGCATACTATCTCCAGCACAAGCAGTCGCTCAACCTCCCTGCTCAGTGGTACCTTGACGCTCAGGTTACCTATTACAGTCCGCTATTTGTCGGAGTCTACAAGACTCAGAGCCAGTGGTGGATCAATCTATCTATTAGCAAGCGCATCGCCTCCTGGAAGCTCTCCCTCTCGTGCTACGACCTACTGAATAGCAATGTAGCACGGGGCGAGATCATGGGTCTCTCCCAGCCGATAGCCTTCGTCCAGGACTGGTACAGTCCGAAGGTCACGCTCAGCATCAGTTGTACGCTAGGCAATAAGCGCCTCAAGAGCTCTAGCCGTCAGACGATCAATAGCGAGTCTCGTCTCACCGATTCCGCCAACGAAGGGCTCTCATTTAGCAAACCTTAA
- the recQ gene encoding DNA helicase RecQ: protein MTHNLTELLSKIFGFEEFKGNQKEIIQSLLEGHDTFVLMPTGSGKSLCYQLPALIMEGTAIIVSPLIALMKNQVDALRETTGSNDIAHVLNSSLNKAQLDQVYHDVSSGDTKLLYVAPESLGKAENIEFFRQVKISFFAIDEAHCISEWGHDFRPEYRKIRPVVDEIGRRPIIALTATATPKVEHDIRKNLGILDGRIFKSSFNRPNLYYSVEKKGEDVNARIIRFIRKRPNKSGIIYCMSREKVMNLSKLLQMNGIKALPYHAGLDAKERSANQDAFLSEECRVIVATIAFGMGIDKPDVRYVIHYDMPKSLEGYYQETGRAGRDGGEGYCLAFYNEKDIQKLENFMQGKPIAEQEIGRQLLAKTSTFALTPMCRRAYLLYYFGERYDQENCGACDNCAKNRQTMEAKELLKQLLQTVLELKEQFKKDHVIDVILGCDTAPIEDFHHDKLDSYGIGSDYSRDVWELVVERALVLQYLTESTETYGILSVTPSGKKFIKKPTSFKIVTPDEEDLDDDEDLDDDEEMDSSVSGGRGRTASTDPALYNILKDMRKKLSIKLGLGPNGVFPDSALEEMSTLYPITLPELKNISGINVEQADRYGEDFVRVIRNYVEEYEIERPEDYKIRTLPNNTKQHISIVQQLDRQVILEDIAISHSISTDDLLTELERIVKSGTKVKLNYLIASELGEDSYDELKEYLEDHPGCTLDDLISEYEDFYSEAELRLAMIIFSCNQ from the coding sequence ATGACACACAATCTGACAGAACTACTGAGTAAGATCTTCGGCTTTGAAGAGTTCAAGGGTAATCAGAAAGAGATCATCCAAAGCCTGCTAGAGGGTCATGACACTTTTGTCTTGATGCCTACGGGTAGCGGTAAGTCTCTATGCTATCAGTTGCCTGCACTCATCATGGAGGGGACGGCTATCATTGTCTCCCCGCTGATTGCTCTGATGAAGAATCAAGTCGATGCCCTGCGAGAGACGACTGGATCTAACGATATAGCGCACGTACTGAACTCTTCGCTCAATAAAGCACAGCTCGATCAGGTCTACCACGATGTCTCCTCTGGTGATACGAAGCTGCTCTATGTGGCTCCCGAGTCACTCGGCAAGGCTGAGAACATAGAGTTCTTCCGTCAGGTCAAGATCTCTTTCTTTGCGATCGACGAGGCACACTGTATCTCTGAGTGGGGACATGACTTTCGCCCTGAGTATCGCAAGATACGCCCTGTGGTCGATGAGATAGGACGTAGACCTATCATCGCACTGACAGCGACAGCTACACCTAAGGTGGAGCACGACATTCGCAAGAATCTGGGCATCCTCGATGGTCGGATCTTTAAGTCCAGCTTCAACCGTCCTAACCTGTACTACAGTGTAGAGAAGAAGGGCGAAGATGTCAATGCGCGCATCATCCGATTTATCCGCAAGAGACCCAATAAAAGCGGCATCATCTACTGTATGAGCCGTGAGAAGGTGATGAACCTCTCCAAGCTGCTTCAGATGAACGGCATCAAGGCGCTCCCCTACCATGCTGGGCTAGACGCTAAGGAGCGTTCGGCCAATCAGGATGCTTTCCTAAGCGAGGAGTGCCGTGTGATCGTTGCCACGATAGCCTTTGGCATGGGTATCGACAAGCCCGATGTGCGCTACGTCATACACTACGACATGCCTAAGAGCCTCGAGGGCTACTATCAGGAGACGGGACGTGCAGGTCGTGATGGTGGCGAGGGATATTGCTTAGCCTTTTATAATGAGAAGGATATACAGAAGCTGGAGAACTTTATGCAGGGAAAACCTATCGCCGAGCAGGAAATAGGTAGGCAATTACTCGCAAAAACTTCTACCTTTGCACTCACGCCCATGTGTCGACGGGCATATCTGCTCTATTATTTCGGAGAGAGATATGACCAGGAGAACTGTGGAGCGTGTGACAATTGTGCAAAAAACAGACAAACAATGGAGGCTAAAGAGCTTTTGAAACAACTGCTCCAAACGGTCTTGGAGCTCAAAGAACAATTTAAGAAAGATCACGTCATCGACGTGATCCTAGGTTGCGACACCGCTCCTATTGAGGACTTTCATCACGACAAACTTGATTCTTACGGCATAGGTAGCGACTACTCACGAGATGTATGGGAGCTGGTCGTAGAGCGAGCATTGGTGCTACAGTACCTCACCGAGAGTACAGAGACATATGGTATCCTGAGCGTCACACCGAGTGGTAAGAAGTTTATCAAGAAGCCGACCTCGTTCAAGATTGTGACTCCCGATGAGGAAGATCTGGATGACGATGAGGATCTTGATGATGATGAGGAGATGGATAGCTCCGTATCTGGAGGACGTGGTCGTACAGCCTCTACAGACCCCGCTCTATACAATATACTCAAGGACATGCGCAAGAAGCTCAGCATCAAGCTCGGGCTGGGACCCAATGGGGTCTTCCCTGATTCAGCTCTTGAGGAGATGTCTACCCTATACCCGATTACGTTGCCTGAACTTAAGAACATATCGGGCATCAACGTAGAGCAGGCTGATCGATATGGAGAGGATTTCGTCCGTGTCATACGTAACTATGTCGAGGAGTATGAGATCGAGAGACCCGAGGACTACAAGATCCGCACACTACCTAACAATACCAAGCAGCATATCTCTATCGTACAGCAACTAGACCGTCAGGTGATCCTCGAGGACATTGCTATCTCGCACTCTATCAGTACCGATGATCTGCTCACCGAGCTGGAGCGTATCGTCAAGTCTGGTACCAAAGTCAAGCTCAACTACCTCATAGCCTCCGAGCTAGGCGAGGATAGCTATGATGAGCTGAAAGAGTATCTAGAAGATCACCCAGGATGTACTCTAGACGACCTCATCAGCGAATACGAAGACTTCTATAGTGAAGCGGAGCTACGACTCGCTATGATCATCTTCTCCTGCAATCAATAA